From a single Bacteroidia bacterium genomic region:
- the trxB gene encoding thioredoxin-disulfide reductase — MSANNGTANHEKCIIIGSGPAGYTAAIYTARADLKPLMFSGMQPGGQLMITTDVENYPGYPKGIMGPEMMEDFRKQAERFGTRIKYEDITRVELNQHPKKLWTGDGVLYTADTVIVATGAKAKWLGIEAEQNYSNRGVSACAVCDGFFFKGMEVVIVGGGDTAAEEALYLSKLATTVHMLVRRDELRASKIMQARVAAAPNIKMYWNTEAKDISGEHAVEKVHIVNNQTGEESTIEAKAFFVAIGHEPTTEIFRGQLDLDAAGYILNKPGTSLTNIEGVFVCGDAADNVYRQAVTAAGTGCMAALDAERWLAAYEAELAGIS; from the coding sequence ATGAGTGCAAATAACGGAACCGCAAACCACGAAAAATGTATCATAATCGGGTCAGGTCCGGCCGGATATACCGCTGCGATTTATACCGCCAGGGCAGACCTCAAGCCCCTGATGTTTAGCGGAATGCAGCCAGGTGGTCAGTTGATGATCACAACAGATGTAGAAAACTACCCCGGATATCCCAAAGGAATTATGGGGCCAGAGATGATGGAAGACTTTCGCAAGCAGGCTGAAAGATTTGGGACACGTATCAAATACGAGGATATCACCCGGGTTGAGCTCAACCAGCATCCCAAAAAATTGTGGACGGGAGACGGAGTACTATATACCGCCGATACCGTGATCGTTGCGACCGGAGCCAAAGCCAAGTGGCTGGGCATAGAGGCAGAACAAAACTATTCCAACCGTGGGGTAAGTGCCTGTGCGGTATGTGATGGGTTTTTCTTCAAGGGAATGGAAGTAGTGATCGTAGGTGGCGGAGATACCGCTGCGGAGGAAGCACTGTACCTCTCAAAACTCGCCACAACCGTACATATGCTGGTGAGGAGAGATGAACTTCGCGCTTCAAAAATCATGCAGGCAAGGGTAGCGGCTGCGCCTAATATCAAAATGTACTGGAATACAGAAGCAAAAGATATTTCGGGAGAGCACGCAGTGGAAAAGGTGCATATAGTAAACAACCAGACCGGCGAAGAATCCACTATTGAGGCAAAAGCCTTTTTCGTTGCCATCGGACATGAGCCGACAACCGAAATTTTCCGCGGCCAGCTGGATTTGGATGCTGCCGGGTACATTCTAAACAAACCCGGAACCAGCCTGACCAATATCGAAGGCGTATTTGTCTGCGGAGATGCAGCTGACAATGTATATCGTCAGGCAGTGACAGCTGCTGGTACAGGTTGTATGGCTGCGCTCGACGCAGAAAGATGGCTCGCCGCTTATGAAGCAGAACTGGCAGGGATCAGCTAA